The sequence GGCCGGCGACGCCGGCGAGTTCTACACCCCGCGGGCGGTGGTGCGCTTCATGGTCGAGGTGATCGACCCGATCTTAAGCGAGGTCGTGCTCGACCCGGCCTGCGGCACCGGCGGCTTCCTGGTCGAGGCCTACAAACATCTGGCCGGCCAGTGCCGCACCGCCGCCGACCGCCAGACGCTGGAGCACAGCATCGTGGGCAACGAGGCCAAGCCCCTGCCCTATCTGCTGGCCGAGATGAACCTGCTGCTGCACGGCATGGAATCGCCCAGCGTCGCCTATGGCAACAGCCTGGGCCAGCCGCTGACCGAGATCAGCGACGGCAAACGGGTGGATGTGATCCTGACCAACCCGCCCTTTGGCGGCGAGGAGGAGCGGGGCATCCTGGGCAATTTCCCCGAGGACAAGCAGACCAGCGAGACGGCGCTGCTGTTTTTGCAGCTGATCATGCGCAAGCTGCGGCGGGTGGGGCGGGATTCGAGCCGCGGGGGCCGGGCGGCGGTGGTGGTGCCCAACGGCACCCTGTTTGGCGATGGCGTGGCCGCGCGCATCAAAGAGGAATTGCTGAAGGACTTCAACCTGCACACGGTCGTGCGGCTGCCCAACGGCGTCTTCGCTCCCTACACCGCCATCCCCACCAACCTGCTCTTCTTCGACCGCAGCGGCCCCACGCGGGTGATCTGGTATTACGAGCTGCCGCTGCCGGAGGGCCGCAAGAACTACACCAAGACGCAGCCGCTGCGCTACGAGGAATTCGCCGGGCTGCTGGCATGGTGGGGCCAGCGCGAGGAGAACGACCACGCCTGGCAAGCGGCGGCGGCGGATG is a genomic window of Caldilineales bacterium containing:
- a CDS encoding type I restriction-modification system subunit M; the protein is MPRTPTPSTPQHLRSIIKSARDVMRKDKGLSGDLDRLPMLTWIMFLKFLDDMERIREAEAQLARVAYHPPIAPPYRWRDWAAPEDGVSGDDLKAFINQDEAMRPDGRRGPGLFATLRGLQSENGAGREEIIATVFRGVSNRMESGYLLRDVINLVNRIHFDSSEETHTLSQLYESMLQEMRDAAGDAGEFYTPRAVVRFMVEVIDPILSEVVLDPACGTGGFLVEAYKHLAGQCRTAADRQTLEHSIVGNEAKPLPYLLAEMNLLLHGMESPSVAYGNSLGQPLTEISDGKRVDVILTNPPFGGEEERGILGNFPEDKQTSETALLFLQLIMRKLRRVGRDSSRGGRAAVVVPNGTLFGDGVAARIKEELLKDFNLHTVVRLPNGVFAPYTAIPTNLLFFDRSGPTRVIWYYELPLPEGRKNYTKTQPLRYEEFAGLLAWWGQREENDHAWQAAAADVLKYDAGGRLLSANLDLKNPRGGDAFEHMAPEQLVEDILKKEQRVIALMNEIKTLLAGAV